From Tursiops truncatus isolate mTurTru1 chromosome 13, mTurTru1.mat.Y, whole genome shotgun sequence:
GCGGCCGCTCAGGGACCAGCCAGGTGTTTGGAGGActcagggtggggtgggtgtaGGGGCTGCGGGGACAAGGGGAAGTGGGTGCGTGGGGTCCAGGCAGGTGCTGACAGCCCCCAAGTCACCACAGCTGCTGGCCCCAGTGCCCCTGCTGACTACACACTGGGGGGCACCCGGGCCCTAGGGAGGCCCTATGGGACGCAGGCTGGAGGGGGGCCCATCCTGGTCATCCTCAACTTTCGGCTCTGGCCCACAGGACACCTACGACAATGTCACCCTGGATGTGGAGCTGGCTCGCCGAGAGGGCTGGTGTTTCGGGGCCAAGCTGGTGCGTGGTGCATACATGGCCCAGGAACGTGCCCGCGCCCTGGAGATTGGGTATGAGGACCCTATCAACCCCACCTATGAGGCCACCAACGCCATGTACCACAGGTGCGCTGCCCCCTTTGGCTCCTGGAGCCTCAGAGCTTCccgggggggtgggaggagaaaccGGGAAGGGGCTGGAGCTGACCCGACGTGACCCTGTCCAACGTGGGAGCAACCCGGGGGTCAGAACCAATACCTCCTCtgcctttgttttactttttccaaaaccattaaggttttcttttttttaatataaaagtctACTTACTGAACTGCCTGGGTTGATAAAGATGAAAGCTGTATCCCGGCAGCCCTCCCCAAATGGCACGAggcctgtttgctttttttttttttgatggtacgtgggcctctcactgttgtggcctctcctgttgtggagcacaggctccggatgcgcgggctcagcggccatggctcacgggcctagctgctctgcagcatgtaggatcctcccggaccagggcacgaacccgcgtcccctgcatcggcaggcggactcccaaccactgtgccaccagggaagcccctgtttgctttttaattccaCGCCAGGATCGTCTACTGTTTTGCAcctgcttctgcctctgcccctgcaggGGCTGTGCAGGCCTGACTCACGCGTCACCCTCCCCAGGTGCCTCAACTACGTCCTGGAGGAGCTGAAGCACAACGCCAGGGCtgcagtgatggtggcctcgcacAATGAGGACACCGTGCGCTTCACGCTGTGCAGGTTGGCCCCGCCCCCTTCCCGCTGGGTGCTCCTGGTGGGCAGGAAGCGTGGGCAGGCAGTGGGTTTTGGGGGGACATCTGTGGAACGAGCTGAAGTGGCGGCTTTAGGGCCCCCAGACCCCCTGAGGCTGGCTGGGCGTTGTGCTGCAGTAGCCAAAAGGCTGTTTGCAGTTACTTGGGTTTTTAACATTAATACCAGACTTACTAaagtttcaaattaaaaaataaatttcattaggtgaaatttaaatgtgaaatgttGGAGCCCTCACATGTGTCGCCTCATTTATAGACAATTTCTCAACACTTTAAACTGTGTTTAGAATTTAAGATagtctgttttctctttaaatgcTTGTCCCATGGAGCATCCTTATAAGTCAGTTATAGGAATGAGgtgaaataaatatacatttttttcttttggccgtgtTCTgggagttccccgaccagggatcaaacccaggccccaggcagtgaaagcgcctagtcctaatcactggactgccagggaatttccaatcACCACGTTCTTTTATCTCATATCTTAACCCAAACTGGACCACAGCAGGGGTCctagctccccacccccaccccccatccccccgccACAGGAAGCTGGGTGGGCAGTGGCCTTGCTGGCCCTTGCCTTCCCCAGGAGCAAGGCAGGGGCCCCCCTCCTACAGTGGGCACCCCAAGCCCAAGGCTTGGGCCGAGTAGTGAAGGTGCAGGGCGTGCACCCAGAGGCACTTGCAGGCTCTGCCTGGAGGGTGACTCTGGTCGTCTTAAACCATTCATTAATGTCGTGCTTGTCCTTCTCATGCTGGGGCTGCTTTTTCATGGTGTGAAACTGCAACTAAAGGCCACGATTTCTAATGCTCTGCATTTGCAGCTGCTTGGTTGTGAACAGGAGCGCTGAGGCCAGCAGGGCTGCCAGGTGGAGGTCAGACTGTGTCCAGGCTCCCTCTGGAGTCCTGCTGGGCTGGGGTCAGGCTGTTTCCTTGCTGGTGGTTGGCTCTGACTGGCGTCCTAGCCGGGTGGACTGTTTCGctttcttccctccatccctgggGCCTCCTTGGACGCCCCATCCTACCCCTGGACGTGGGATGGCCAGGGACACCTTTTGTGCTCAGGGAAGAttagttttggtttctttttttttttaatttatatttaaaatttttggctgtgtgcgttgggtcttcggtgctgcgtgcgggctttctgtagttgcagcgagtgggagctattcttcgttgcagtgcacgggcttctcactgcagtggcttctcttgttgtggagcacaggctctaggcgtgcgggctcagtagttgtggctcacgggctctagagcgcaggctcagtagttatggcgcacgggcttagttgctcagcggcacgtggggtcttcctggaccagggctcgaacctgtgtcccctgcattggcaggcagattcttaaccattgcatcaccagggaaaccccagttctggcttctttgacttttGAAGGAACACAGGGCtgagttgaaaattttaaaagctggctCTCACTTAGGCTTAAAAGTACAATTCTGTGATGGAACCGTGATCAGAAGTGGTCCGTGCGGCACCAGGGTGCACCCCAAGACGATGTGCACAGAGAGGCCCTGGCTCCTGCCTGGCAGTGCCGACCTCCTGAGGTTTCCATCACCATCTCAGCAGCCTGTGGTTGCCCCGTTATAGGTTTTTGTCACAGGTTAGTCCACTCAGACTGACTAGGCGAGGACAGTGAAACGTCTAAAGGTATAACCTGCCCTCAGAAGGGCTTCCTTTCACCTGATTTCTGGATCTTGCCACTGGGAGCACGTGTGGCCTCCCCATCTTGGCCGCGGTGGCCTCCTGCCCTAGACACGGCTCCCCCCATGCTGAGTGCCAGCTGAGCGCTTGCCCGTCTCACAGGCTCCGCGGCCCATGCCAGGCCAAGGTCCTGTGCACCTGCTTCAGGGGCCACAGAGCCTTGAACACCTTGGGCTGGTCTTCCCAGGGGCAGCAGTGTGGGCCTCTGATGCCACACATTAGAGACCTCAGTCAGATTAGCTTTGGCTGAGTTAACAAACCAACCCAAAATTCAGACGTCTGAACACAGTATGTTCTGTGAGCCAGCAGTGTGGGCTGGGCTCTGCTTCAGGCTGCTTCTGCTGGCCTTGCCTGGGGCCTATCCTGCATCCGTGGTCACATGGTGTCTGGTTGGCCCTAAATGGCCTCATTTGTGGCTGGGACAGCAAAGCGCACTGCATCACATGTTGGGTGTCCTACAGGCCAGCTTAGGCTTCTCCACAGGTGGTCTCAGACTACCAGAAGCCCTGGAGGGGGCAAGCCTCTGCCCATGTCACATTTGCTATCGTTCTGTTGGCTAAAGGAAGTCATGCTCAGCCCAGATATTGCCGTCCAGATGGAGAGAACCTCTTTCTGTGCTGGGCAAAGCTACAGTCACATGGCAGCAGGCATGGACACTggcagggaaggggcagcagCAGGGGAGGAGTCAGTTTTTGCAGGACGCCACATGAGTGTTCCCACCACCATCAGGCAGCAACACAGTGGCAGCCCTGCTCTCACGGGGGACAGAGACATGTAAGCTGGGCAACACTGGGCAACACTGTGCAGACTGGGGCCCCGACCTTGGAGCCTAGCCCTGCGGGAAGGAGAGAAACGGTCTGGGATGCCCCAGGGTAAGAGGCGCTAAGTGCTCTGGAAGCCTGGGGTGGGGTCCTGAGACAgtgagaagggagaggggctCCAAGGGCAGGGATGGGGACCAGCAGGCCCAGCCTGTAGCCTGGGTGGGTGTGAGGACCCAGGTGGAACACGCCCCTGTGGGGTGGAAGGATGGGGGCGGGCTATAGACTGCTGGTGCTGATAGGCTGAGTCTGTATCTGCACGTGCAGGAAGCCAGAAGTAAAAACGTGGGAATCATCAATGCACAGATATTTCAAACCctgggaattttttaaagatcctACGAGGGGAGGTGTGAGGataggagagggtgtggacagaTTTGGGGGCCCCCACCTCAACGTCTGAGTAGCACTAATAGAAATTCGAGCCACATTTTTAACCCCAAATATTTCATAGCcacgttaaaaaaaatgaagttaattttGATACACATTTTAATTAACCCCACATATCCAAAATAGTACCATTTAAACATGTTTTCAGAAAAAcagtgagatattttacattcagttTTCACACTGTCTTCAAAAGCCCATGTGTTTGACACTTGCAGTGCACCTCAATTCAGACCACCCGCCTTCCAAAGGCTCAGTTGCCACCAGTACCTGGTGACTGCCTTACGGACAGGGCAGGCAGCAAGGGGAGGATGAGAAGCTGGAGGTGGGGTCGCAGGGCTGGAAACACAGAGGCAACGTAACTCTGAGGGGTTTGAGAAGGGGATGGTGGGAGGGCTGAGAGCTTCCCAGGCCACACCAAGGGCTGGCCACTGGGTGAATCTGCCTTGCTGGGTCATAGTGGGTAGCAGGGAAGGGGCCATCGGGGAGCAAGCACAGCAAGAGGGAGgctggctggggaaggggggcaCTTGGTGGCCTTGGGTTgaggcagcggcagcagcagcgggGAAGAGGCCTGGTCTATGCAGGAGAGAGCCTATGCCCACGCCCTACCCTGTGGGTGGGgatctgggggtggagggagggtctTACCCACCACCCTGCCTGTTCACAGGATGGAGGAACTGGGCCTGCACCCCGCCGATTGCCAGGTGTACTTTGGACAGCTTCTGGGTATGTGCGACCAGATAAGCTTCCCGCTAGGTGAGCTGGGCTTccggtgggggggcggggggcaggggcggaGGTGCTGGGACTCACCGCCTCCACCCCTATGTGCAGGACAGGCAGGCTACCCCGTGTACAAGTACGTGCCTTACGGCCCTGTGATGGAGGTGCTGCCCTACCTGTCCCGCCGAGCCCTAGAGAACAGCGGAGTCATGAAGGGCGCCCAGAGGGAGTGGCAGCTGCTTTGGCAGGAGCTCAAGCGGAGGCTCCGCACGGGCAGCCTCTTCCACCGCCCGGCCTAGTGCTGTGGCCACGTCCCAACGCATCCTCACCTGGGCTGCGACCACCCAGGGCTACAGCCCGACCCCAACCTCACACACAACACCTTTTACACCCCAGACTGTGAGACCCCGCTGGCCCCTGCCCGTGGGCACCCTGGTGCGGGCTATTTCCGTTACCTGCCAGAGCTGCTGGGAACTGTCAGAAACCGCCCTCCAGTGAGCGAGCATGGTTGCATCTCTGCCCACCCCCACGACCTTGGGCCTGAAGAACCACCTACTGCAGGGTTCAACCCATGGGCCCTGAGCCCCACAGGTGGGCAGTGGCTGGCTGGGAAAGGTGGCCTGTCAATAAACCACTGTTTCTGCAGCTAAGAGCCCTTGACTCCAGGCCCACGATATTCTTCCCTGCAGAGCCCTCACGTGCAGTCAGTGGCAGAGGGAGTGGCTCCGATGGCCCGAGAAGCCTCATGCTCGGCCTCTCCTGTGTCACGCGCCCCCGGCACACCTTGGGCAGGGTGGACCCACCAACACCTGCCTTCAAGCCGTATTGCAGACCCAGCCACGCAGGGCACTGGATACCCTCACCTCCAACCCCACAGCTGGGGCTCAGACCAATGCAGACAGCACACTCCCCAGAGTGGGCTTGGTGCTTCCCCATCCTCAGTCTCTTCCTCCCTCAGACCCTTCCTGCTGCTCTGTGCCCTTCACCCCAGCGGCCCCAGTGACCCACACCAGGCTCTGGCTGCTCTGACCGCCCCACAGAGCAGACTGGATGTGGCCCTAGTGCCCTCGGACTTGCCCCAGGGAGGGGCGTCTGTGACATGGGGGTGGGGCCATCTTCTGCTGATTCCTCTGTAGGCCACGGAGCCCACAGGCAAGGGCCCTAGCTAGGCCCTGGTCACGACAGGCACCACAGAGCTGTCATGCAAGCCACGTGCAGGCCATGCTAAGGTGTCTTTATTTCTCGGGGTCACATGCAGCTCATGAGCCTTTCCTACTCGGGGGCTGCACCTGCCAAGGGAGGGGCCGAAAGCAGAACACATCGGAAGCCTGGGGCAGACAGCCGGAAGGCTGGGCCCACTCTTCCCTTTACCTTCCCACCCTAGCTTTGGACAAAAAACCCAGGTGAAGGTGGGTGGCAGACACAGCCCAGGTCCACCTAGCTTCTCCTCACGGGGTGCCCCTCCTGCAAGCAGCTGGGAGGGTGGTGGCCAGACTTCAGGAAGATGAGCGCCACTCAGCTTTCTGCTGCCTTTGGTGACTGTGGAACAGGGTTGTCTTCCCAGCCAAGATGGGCAGCGGGTCACTGGCAGGAACCCTGCCTGGTCATAGTGCCGCCTTCCCCACCTGGCAGCCCCTCTGCTGCAGCTTCCGGATGAGTTCCAATAGGTTCATCTGTAGCGTCAGCTCCTGGGATGCAGAGGGGCCACTGTGAGGTCCCCTTTAGCCCTGGCAAAGGCCCCAGGAAGCAGCCTCCTTTACCCAAGGACCCAGGGCAGATACCAGGACCTAGAGAGCACCAGGCTTGAGCCCATGGGGCTGACTTCCAGTGAAGCCTGGCTACAACCTGCCAGAAAGGGGCAGGTGCTGGGACTCCACCTGTGGCAGGGCCTGCAGTTGCCCTGGCTTGGCATAAGTGGAGGTGTGTGCAGGGATGTAGGGGAACTGCACACGAGGCCCTGTAGGGCATAGCGAACCCAGGGAAGGTGGGCAATGCCCTGTAGTCACATGGCTTACCCTCCTGTGGCGGAGGCAGTGTGACCGGCCTCCATGCTGAGCACAACGCAGAAACCCTTCCTGGAGCCTCCCTAACTCACCATGTCCCCTGTCCCCACACACCCTGGGCCTGGGCTCCCAGGGACCAGCTAAAACCCCATATGGAATCTAGCCTTGGGGACCAACATCCCCTGGGCTGTGCCGGGGCAGGCCTGTGCCACTGACCTGCGGGTTGGTGGTCACATAGAAGCCGGCGACCCCTGCCTTCTCCAGTGTGCTCTGCTGGTCCGCCACCTTCCGGTCCAGCTCCAGGACAATCTTCTGGTCCATCGCCCGCTGCTCCTCACGGATCCGGTGCTCCACCGCCTGCCACGGTGAAGGCAGCTCAGGGGCTCAGCCTCCTGCCCATCAGTGCCTCACACACACATTCCTGGCCTGTCACCTCCTctggcccctccccacctcccagtggATCCAGCTCCCAGACTATGGATGGATCCCGTACTGCACCCAGGTCCGTCCCTCCTTAGCCACACAGAACCCTGCAGAGGGGCTCAGATGACCTGCCCCAAATGCCCTTCCTCCAGCACCTCCTGTCAGGTGTCCTCCCTTTGCTGTGCCAGGCCTCGCCCAGCCCTGACAGCCCAGGACCACCATGAGCTGGCCAGATGCTGGCTCCACCTCTGCTGACTGTAAAGCTGGCCACCATCTCTGGGCCTTTGCGTATGTTTCCTCCCCACTGGAGCTGCGGCCAAGCCCGGCTCAGCACCTCCTCCCTGCATGCCCTGGCTTGGGGCTGCCTTGGGACCCTGCACACGCCTCCACATGCAGCCCACCACTGGTGGCTTCTTGGTTATGGGTGGGCCTCTGCGTTGTTCCCAGGCAACGTGGAAGCAGGACTTGCTGGCTCCATCATCCCACCACTGCCCTCATCCCCAAGGCCATGGGGCACAATGGCCCCCACTCACACCTGCCCTGTACAGGCCCAGCCCATTAGGAGCTGCTGTCTCGAGGAGCaggaggaggggagtggggggatcACACACTCTCCATCCACTCCAAGCACACCCCAACCCCCGACAGTGAAGAGCCACATGTGGGCACATGGAGCCTTCGCGGCCCACCCCAGGCTGAGGCCCAGGCTGGCCAGTGGCTCCCAAGCCACCCGAAGCCCCTCCTCTACGGCCCTCTCAGCAGAGCTCAGGTGGTGCCCACCCTGCCCACACCCCTACCTCTAGCTCGCGCTGCTGGGCCGCCTGGAGCACAGGCAGGTTGTGGGGCCGGCAGGCCTGCTGGGCTTCCTGGTGTTTCTGCCGCAGCGCCTGCCTGAGCACTGGAAGGGGACAAGACCAGAGGGGTTAtcagcaggtggcagaggggtaAGGAGGGGGCCTGCTCCAGCTGTCCCACCACCACAGAGAAGCAGGGCAGAGGCGTGGACGTGAGGGAGGCCTGCACTGGGAGCCGGGTGGAGCTCTGgacacccagcccccagcccactcAGGCGGGCCCTCACCCAGGGTACGGCCCTTCTCCAGCAGCAGGGCTCCAGGGCACTAGAGAAGGGTGAGGCCAAGTGTATGGTTATGGGGGTGGAGCCAGGGCTGCAGCCTGAGCTCAGAGAATTGTGGATAGGGAGGGAGGAGATTGCGGTCTAGAGGTTTCTAGGCTCAGATGCTGGCTACAGGCCAGGAGTCCAGCGTGACCTGCCATCATCCAAGGGACATCCACTGAGACATCCAAAAGACCACCCAGGCAAAGGCCTGGGAAAGGAGGACGAGGAGAGTGGCCTCTGCCCTGGGGTGTGGCAGTCACTCCCCCTCAGTGCTGCCcttggtggtggtgaggggtgCAGAGCCACCCTGTACCCTATCCACAGCTCCTAGAGGGAGTAGGGTGGGCACAGACCCTGAGGGGCCCAAGgatgtgatgaaataaaattcatattttaagttaAGACAagcaacatttaaataaaattttttctctgctcatttgagcctcctcctttccctccactGAACGTTGTGCATCTGCATTAAGCATGAACCAGAATCCCcaatggcagaaatacctgctcaaccacaAAGatcaatttttctccttctggtgcCAGCCATGTAACTCCTTAGGAGGTAACATTCCTTTCTCAGTCCTGTAAGGGGTCATGATGACCCACCACTGGCCTTGTACATGCAGATGTCTTTGGTGGACTTTATGGACAAGGCCACAatatcatttcccttaaagaCAGCGATTGGTGCAGAACAGACTGGTCAGACGACCTGGGGAGACACTGGGCTGGAGTTCTCAGCTTAAATACTTACTGATGACCTTATTAATGTCACTAGCTATATTTCTGCCTATTTTACAAGATTATTGTTTCTTTAATGACCAAATGTGTGGCTAAGCCTCCAATAAAGATAATGATGACTATAAGACCTGAAACAACTG
This genomic window contains:
- the LOC101321828 gene encoding protein DGCR6 — its product is MERYSGALEEAVDGARQQERHYQLLSALQGLVKELPSSFQQRLSYTTLSDLALALLDGTVFEIVQGLLDIQHLTEKSLYNQRLRLQNEHRVLRQALRQKHQEAQQACRPHNLPVLQAAQQRELEAVEHRIREEQRAMDQKIVLELDRKVADQQSTLEKAGVAGFYVTTNPQELTLQMNLLELIRKLQQRGCQVGKAAL